The following proteins come from a genomic window of Corallococcus sp. NCRR:
- a CDS encoding MaoC family dehydratase, with protein MASTQEGGRRELFLDDLSVGQKFFSDTHALDAAQIIAFAREFDPQGFHLDDATAKDTLFEGLAASGWHTAALTMKLNVQSGLPFKGGIVGAGGDIRWPRPTRPGDILQVESEVLEILPSRTRPDRGIATVRSETRNQKGDVLQVLVAKLVLPRRPAGG; from the coding sequence ATGGCATCGACGCAAGAGGGTGGGCGCCGGGAGTTGTTCCTGGACGACCTGTCCGTGGGGCAGAAGTTCTTCAGCGACACGCACGCGCTGGACGCGGCGCAGATCATCGCCTTCGCGCGGGAGTTCGACCCGCAGGGCTTCCACCTGGACGACGCCACGGCGAAGGACACGCTGTTCGAAGGGCTGGCGGCGAGCGGCTGGCACACGGCCGCCCTCACCATGAAGCTCAACGTGCAGAGCGGTCTACCCTTCAAGGGCGGCATCGTGGGGGCGGGCGGGGACATCCGCTGGCCCAGGCCCACGCGCCCGGGGGACATCCTCCAGGTGGAGAGCGAGGTGCTGGAGATCCTCCCGTCCCGCACGCGGCCGGACCGCGGCATCGCCACCGTGCGCAGCGAGACGCGCAACCAGAAGGGCGACGTGTTGCAGGTGCTGGTCGCGAAGCTGGTACTGCCCCGTCGCCCGGCGGGCGGGTGA
- a CDS encoding MBL fold metallo-hydrolase codes for MLTEVQAGPYTVRGVSVGGVYTSLLVPELGVLLDAGIPIRSFATTDRIFLSHGHADHASALGSLLGIRALVGKGPPFVYLPAEIEAPVQEALAALGRLHRMKSEVRTVPLRPGDTVKVQQDVWVRAFRTHHPVPSLGYQFLRRVAKLKPEFRELPPAEIGRRRQAGEPLFDEVERLELAYCTDTLSNVLERQPSLFDSRVLILECTFIDAERTVRDAQERAHIHLEEIASMADRFQNEALVLMHFSQAYSPAQVHATLQARLPASLLERVRVFAPDAGRWFG; via the coding sequence ATGCTGACCGAGGTGCAGGCGGGACCCTATACCGTGCGCGGCGTGTCCGTGGGCGGCGTGTACACGTCGCTCCTGGTGCCGGAGCTGGGGGTGCTGCTCGACGCGGGCATCCCCATCCGCTCCTTCGCCACCACGGACCGCATCTTCCTCAGCCACGGGCATGCGGACCATGCGAGCGCGCTGGGCTCGCTCCTGGGCATCCGCGCGCTCGTGGGAAAGGGGCCTCCGTTCGTCTACCTGCCGGCGGAGATCGAGGCGCCCGTGCAGGAGGCGCTCGCGGCCCTGGGGCGCCTGCACCGGATGAAGTCGGAGGTCCGCACCGTTCCCCTTCGCCCCGGTGACACCGTGAAGGTGCAGCAGGACGTGTGGGTCCGCGCGTTTCGCACGCACCATCCCGTGCCGTCGCTGGGCTACCAGTTCCTGCGCCGCGTCGCGAAGCTCAAGCCCGAGTTCCGCGAGCTGCCTCCGGCGGAGATTGGCCGCCGCCGTCAGGCCGGTGAGCCGCTGTTCGATGAAGTCGAACGCCTGGAGCTGGCCTACTGCACGGACACCCTCTCCAACGTGCTGGAGCGCCAGCCGTCGCTGTTCGACAGCCGCGTGCTCATCCTCGAGTGCACGTTCATCGACGCGGAGCGCACCGTGCGCGATGCCCAGGAGCGGGCCCACATCCACCTGGAGGAGATCGCCTCCATGGCGGACCGCTTCCAGAACGAGGCCCTGGTCCTGATGCACTTCAGCCAGGCTTACAGCCCCGCGCAGGTCCACGCGACGCTCCAGGCCCGCCTGCCAGCGTCGCTGCTCGAACGCGTGCGAGTCTTCGCGCCTGACGCCGGCCGCTGGTTCGGGTGA
- a CDS encoding FAD-dependent monooxygenase, with product MTSASPRHVLIAGAGIGGLTLACALQRAGLRATVFERAEALRPVGAGIIVQMNAAVALRRIGLCDAVVAEGERAERTLILDSTGARITAVDVRSLQEELGIPMVSVHRARLQAVLRAHAGPEEAVRLGVSVTGFEDDGARVTVTLSRGERVTGDVLVGADGLRSAVRTGLLGAQPTRYSGYTSWRGVCPGADLVEAGQCTETWGPGARFGIVPIGHGEVYWYATLNAPAGAEDAPGQTLAVLQERFAGWHAPIAKLLAATPPERVLRTDIHDRPPVRQWSRGRVTLLGDAAHPMTPNLGQGGCQAIEDGVVLAECLAAPGSVEDALRAYEARRVKRANALVVRSHQVGRVAQWENGAARFVRDALFRRVPQSAARRQLWTLVQGVR from the coding sequence ATGACGTCCGCATCCCCCCGCCACGTCCTCATCGCCGGAGCAGGCATTGGAGGCCTCACGCTGGCCTGTGCCCTCCAGCGCGCGGGCCTTCGCGCCACGGTGTTCGAACGTGCCGAAGCCCTGCGGCCGGTGGGCGCGGGCATCATCGTGCAGATGAACGCCGCGGTCGCGCTGCGGCGCATCGGCCTGTGTGACGCGGTGGTCGCGGAGGGCGAGCGCGCCGAGCGGACCCTCATCCTCGATTCGACAGGCGCCCGAATCACCGCCGTCGATGTGCGGTCGCTCCAGGAGGAGTTGGGCATCCCGATGGTGTCCGTGCACCGCGCGCGTCTCCAGGCCGTTCTTCGCGCTCACGCGGGCCCGGAGGAGGCCGTGCGGCTGGGCGTCAGTGTGACGGGCTTCGAGGATGACGGCGCCCGCGTCACGGTGACGCTGTCCCGTGGGGAGCGCGTCACCGGCGATGTCCTGGTGGGCGCGGATGGCCTGCGCTCCGCCGTGCGGACCGGGCTGCTGGGCGCGCAGCCCACGCGTTACTCCGGTTACACGAGCTGGCGCGGTGTCTGCCCGGGCGCGGACCTCGTGGAGGCGGGACAGTGCACCGAGACGTGGGGCCCCGGGGCCCGCTTCGGCATCGTGCCCATCGGTCATGGCGAGGTGTACTGGTACGCCACGCTGAATGCGCCCGCGGGTGCGGAGGACGCGCCGGGACAGACGCTCGCCGTCCTCCAGGAGCGCTTCGCGGGATGGCACGCGCCCATCGCGAAGCTGCTCGCGGCGACGCCGCCCGAACGCGTCCTTCGCACGGACATCCATGACCGTCCGCCGGTGCGCCAGTGGAGCCGGGGCCGCGTGACGCTGCTGGGGGACGCCGCGCATCCGATGACGCCGAACCTGGGGCAGGGCGGCTGTCAGGCCATCGAGGACGGCGTGGTGCTGGCAGAATGTCTCGCGGCGCCGGGCAGCGTGGAGGACGCACTGCGCGCATACGAAGCCCGCCGCGTGAAGCGTGCCAATGCGCTGGTCGTACGCTCACATCAGGTGGGACGTGTGGCCCAGTGGGAGAATGGAGCCGCGCGCTTTGTCCGCGATGCACTATTCCGGCGAGTCCCGCAGTCGGCCGCGAGACGCCAGCTATGGACGCTGGTCCAAGGCGTGCGCTGA
- a CDS encoding NADH:flavin oxidoreductase/NADH oxidase, whose amino-acid sequence MSSKLFSPLKLRDITLRNRVVVSPMCQYSSDDGFANEWHVVHLGSRAVGGAGLVVTEATAVEPEGRISPQDLGLWKDAHVEQLARINRFMHQNGAASGVQLAHAGRKASTPRPWDAGKRVDPEHGGWQVLGPTTEAFEEGYPVPTALDEAGIQRIVKAFADAAVRAKAAGFQVIELHAAHGYLLHEFLSPLSNKRTDRYGGTFENRTRFALEVTRAVRAKWPESLPLFMRISATDWVEGGWTPEDSVALAKLVKKEGVDLLDCSSGGVVPNAKIPVGPGYQTQLAEQVRKEAGLLTGAVGMIRSAYQAEHILATGQADVVFLARELLRDPYWPLRAAKELRADVLWPHQYERAKN is encoded by the coding sequence ATGAGCAGCAAGCTGTTCTCCCCCTTGAAGTTGCGGGACATCACCCTGCGCAACCGCGTGGTGGTTTCGCCCATGTGCCAGTACTCGAGCGACGATGGCTTCGCGAACGAGTGGCACGTGGTGCACCTGGGCAGCCGCGCGGTGGGCGGCGCGGGGCTGGTGGTGACGGAGGCCACGGCGGTGGAGCCGGAGGGCCGCATCTCGCCGCAGGACCTGGGGCTGTGGAAGGACGCGCACGTGGAGCAGTTGGCGCGCATCAACCGCTTCATGCACCAGAACGGCGCCGCGTCTGGCGTGCAGTTGGCGCACGCGGGCCGCAAGGCCTCCACGCCCCGGCCGTGGGACGCGGGCAAGCGCGTGGACCCGGAGCATGGCGGCTGGCAGGTGCTGGGGCCCACGACGGAGGCGTTCGAGGAAGGCTACCCGGTGCCCACCGCGCTGGATGAAGCGGGCATCCAGCGCATCGTGAAGGCGTTCGCGGACGCGGCGGTGCGCGCGAAGGCGGCGGGGTTCCAGGTCATCGAGCTGCACGCGGCGCACGGCTACCTGCTGCACGAGTTCCTGTCGCCGCTGTCCAACAAGCGGACGGACAGGTACGGCGGCACGTTCGAGAACCGGACGCGCTTCGCGCTGGAGGTGACGCGCGCCGTGCGTGCGAAGTGGCCGGAGTCGCTGCCGCTCTTCATGCGCATCTCCGCGACGGACTGGGTGGAGGGCGGCTGGACGCCGGAGGACTCGGTGGCGCTGGCGAAGCTCGTGAAGAAGGAGGGCGTGGACCTGCTGGATTGCTCGTCCGGCGGCGTGGTGCCGAACGCGAAGATCCCGGTGGGGCCGGGCTACCAGACGCAGTTGGCGGAGCAGGTGCGCAAGGAGGCGGGCCTGCTCACGGGCGCGGTGGGGATGATCCGCTCCGCGTACCAGGCCGAGCACATCCTGGCCACGGGCCAGGCGGACGTCGTCTTCCTGGCGCGAGAGCTGTTGAGGGATCCGTACTGGCCGCTGCGCGCCGCGAAGGAGCTGCGGGCGGACGTGCTGTGGCCGCACCAGTACGAGCGCGCGAAGAACTGA
- a CDS encoding BamA/TamA family outer membrane protein translates to MEYEQCVPLSCLRRHLSVLAVALTGLGAPMAHADEDTPVSTAQRSEVGDVTVEGANKTRSSTVRSFGQVDVGDAVDSDELEKVERRLLATGLFQEVRVSTEPMTDGRVRLVLRVKDKASWVVAPTVALSSANTGGGLLYAENNLGGRAKKFAVAAQVSTGESGLYVGFLDPVLFGLPQLKFSLEGQLKSDRVDEYSMDPSEDDPEILRRTRFNSASISSELGFILFERVRAAAKYRLSSIDAKSPDPEKPVTVPPFSTGPAMRDTSLRLMVGLDSRQTLHAVTEGLNLEASYEVSSPGVWSEFDYRKFGLLYRHGIRFFEENNLVLRGELVLGTDLPFHQEFVMGGTTLRGFQYRQFRGDSRLTFTAEYHFPLFKVKSLAFRGVAFSDSGAVAWRDVPEDGLLIDANGRVIRDYLRETITGQNPITFAQGVGGGLRLYLNNVVLPLLGVDVAYAVNSGQVRFYLVAGVTPS, encoded by the coding sequence GTGGAGTATGAGCAGTGCGTGCCTCTCTCCTGCTTGCGCCGTCACCTGTCCGTCCTCGCCGTGGCCCTGACGGGCCTGGGCGCCCCCATGGCCCACGCCGACGAGGACACGCCCGTGTCCACCGCCCAACGCTCCGAGGTCGGAGACGTGACGGTGGAGGGCGCGAACAAGACGCGGTCGTCGACGGTGCGCTCGTTCGGCCAGGTGGACGTGGGCGACGCGGTGGACAGCGACGAACTGGAGAAGGTGGAGCGGCGCCTGCTGGCCACCGGCCTCTTCCAGGAGGTCCGTGTCAGCACCGAGCCGATGACCGACGGGCGCGTGCGGCTGGTGCTGCGCGTGAAGGACAAGGCGTCGTGGGTGGTGGCGCCCACGGTGGCCCTGTCCTCCGCGAACACCGGCGGCGGGCTGCTCTACGCGGAGAACAACCTGGGGGGCCGCGCGAAGAAGTTCGCCGTCGCCGCGCAGGTGAGCACCGGCGAGAGCGGCCTGTACGTGGGCTTCCTGGATCCGGTCCTCTTCGGCCTGCCGCAGCTCAAGTTCAGCCTGGAGGGGCAGCTCAAGAGCGACCGCGTGGACGAGTACAGCATGGACCCCAGCGAGGATGACCCGGAGATCCTCCGGCGCACGCGCTTCAACTCCGCGTCCATCAGCTCCGAGCTGGGCTTCATCCTCTTCGAGCGCGTGCGCGCGGCGGCGAAGTACCGCCTGTCCAGCATCGACGCGAAGTCTCCGGACCCGGAGAAGCCGGTGACGGTGCCGCCCTTCTCCACCGGCCCCGCCATGCGGGACACGTCCCTGCGCCTCATGGTGGGCCTGGACTCGCGCCAGACGCTGCACGCGGTGACGGAGGGGCTCAACCTGGAGGCCTCCTACGAGGTGTCCAGTCCGGGCGTGTGGAGCGAGTTCGACTACCGCAAGTTCGGCCTGCTCTACCGCCACGGCATCCGCTTCTTCGAGGAGAACAACCTGGTGCTGCGCGGCGAGCTGGTCCTGGGCACGGACCTGCCCTTCCACCAGGAGTTCGTGATGGGCGGCACCACGCTGCGCGGCTTCCAGTACCGGCAGTTCCGCGGCGACAGCCGGCTCACCTTCACGGCCGAGTACCACTTCCCCCTCTTCAAGGTGAAGTCGCTCGCCTTCCGCGGCGTGGCCTTCTCCGACTCAGGGGCCGTCGCGTGGCGGGACGTGCCCGAGGATGGGCTCCTCATCGACGCCAACGGCCGCGTCATCCGCGACTACCTGCGGGAGACCATCACGGGCCAGAACCCCATCACCTTCGCCCAGGGCGTGGGCGGAGGCCTGCGGCTTTACCTCAACAACGTCGTGCTGCCCCTGTTGGGCGTGGACGTCGCCTACGCCGTCAACTCCGGCCAGGTGCGCTTCTACCTCGTGGCCGGAGTGACGCCCTCCTGA
- a CDS encoding type VI immunity family protein codes for MRKNRAVTQEDISVCFYLPKPTAEVSQAISLSLQRFVDAIGSHALNYYLGEDGEYQELDDAAWATIRTKIHHPIAPSVLLTNDARYPEKFEFEYLGKDIHAAIFRRAPGPVTAVRFIVPLSWMKAHGAARVRELALALAAPLPFSSGHAGLSVTGFLGVGSVTSEVVPQLVQYPGVDLTEPDLTSWDIGTRLRVPHWMTFIGDPSLGAMGGVDFLRSQLQVPGTTVEALDASRAVVTLGPEPLAGGPDQALPAYRELARVLEPWAFHATRRPAGFPEDVFFKWDRRFLD; via the coding sequence ATGCGTAAGAACAGGGCCGTCACGCAGGAGGACATAAGCGTCTGCTTCTATCTCCCCAAGCCCACGGCCGAGGTCTCACAAGCCATCTCGCTGTCTCTTCAACGCTTCGTCGATGCTATCGGCAGCCATGCGCTCAACTATTACCTTGGGGAGGACGGAGAGTATCAGGAGCTGGATGATGCCGCATGGGCTACCATTCGCACGAAGATCCATCATCCGATTGCACCCTCTGTCCTGCTTACGAATGATGCGCGCTACCCGGAGAAGTTCGAGTTCGAATACCTGGGTAAAGACATCCATGCAGCCATCTTCCGTCGCGCACCGGGGCCCGTCACCGCGGTTCGCTTCATCGTTCCTCTGTCCTGGATGAAAGCTCACGGGGCCGCCCGTGTCCGCGAGCTGGCGCTGGCTCTGGCTGCGCCGCTGCCATTCAGCTCAGGGCACGCGGGACTGTCCGTCACCGGCTTCCTGGGTGTGGGTTCCGTCACTTCAGAAGTGGTTCCCCAATTGGTCCAGTATCCCGGAGTTGACCTCACTGAGCCGGATCTGACCTCTTGGGATATCGGCACCCGTCTGCGCGTCCCGCATTGGATGACGTTCATTGGCGATCCTTCGCTGGGCGCCATGGGCGGCGTGGACTTCCTGCGCTCCCAACTCCAAGTGCCCGGCACCACCGTGGAAGCCCTGGATGCGTCCCGAGCCGTTGTCACCCTGGGCCCCGAGCCACTCGCCGGCGGTCCGGACCAAGCGCTTCCGGCCTACCGGGAGCTGGCCCGGGTCCTTGAGCCCTGGGCCTTCCACGCCACCCGGCGCCCCGCGGGCTTTCCCGAGGACGTCTTCTTCAAGTGGGACCGCCGGTTCCTCGACTGA
- a CDS encoding DUF5995 family protein, whose protein sequence is MNVSPASPSAHRSQRSQSLHLHETKAPDAQGPIRLDDVLWNPVNAEEALEGLEKILARLNARNDSRAIFLDIYAIVTRKVVHLLSRDDAGGFLEPEWLSHLTGRFAEEALIAVRDSLKNLPLPTAAWRFATHYPAQGLTQPYQDALLGVSAHINHDLGMVVYDNIAHQSPPADARRMARYRHDYFHVNEILRSCIPECLDLLAERYRCASTRLLLRVPFSRPVVERAVMQMLIVWRQRVWDNVVAMLEAQTPEEHQAVVERVRTTSGRIAQALCADKALWWTVRGESPPFSLDLPPEAWPGVVPAPEPEVDASAARAG, encoded by the coding sequence ATGAATGTTTCACCGGCCTCCCCCTCGGCTCACCGGTCGCAGCGTTCCCAGTCGCTTCACCTCCACGAGACGAAGGCCCCGGACGCGCAGGGGCCCATCCGGTTGGATGACGTGCTCTGGAATCCCGTCAACGCGGAGGAGGCGCTGGAAGGGCTGGAGAAGATCCTCGCCCGGCTGAACGCGCGGAATGACTCGCGCGCCATCTTCCTGGACATCTACGCCATCGTCACGCGGAAGGTCGTCCACCTCTTGAGCCGCGACGACGCGGGCGGCTTCCTCGAACCCGAGTGGCTGTCCCACCTGACGGGCCGCTTCGCGGAAGAGGCGCTCATCGCGGTGCGGGACTCGCTGAAGAACCTGCCGCTGCCCACCGCGGCGTGGCGCTTCGCGACGCACTACCCGGCCCAGGGGCTCACGCAGCCGTACCAGGACGCGCTCCTGGGCGTGAGCGCCCACATCAACCACGACCTGGGAATGGTCGTCTACGACAACATCGCGCACCAGTCGCCGCCGGCGGATGCCCGCCGCATGGCGCGCTACCGGCACGACTACTTCCACGTGAACGAGATCCTCCGCTCGTGCATCCCGGAGTGCCTGGACCTGCTCGCGGAGCGCTACCGGTGCGCGTCCACGCGGCTGCTGCTGCGCGTGCCCTTCAGCCGCCCCGTGGTGGAGCGGGCGGTGATGCAGATGCTCATCGTGTGGCGGCAGCGCGTCTGGGACAACGTCGTCGCGATGCTGGAGGCGCAGACGCCGGAGGAGCACCAGGCCGTCGTGGAGCGCGTGCGCACGACGTCCGGCCGCATCGCGCAGGCGCTGTGCGCGGACAAGGCGCTCTGGTGGACGGTGCGCGGCGAGTCGCCGCCGTTCAGCCTGGACCTGCCGCCGGAGGCGTGGCCCGGCGTGGTGCCGGCTCCGGAGCCGGAGGTGGACGCGAGCGCTGCCCGCGCCGGCTAG
- the def gene encoding peptide deformylase, which yields MVLKIVQAGEPVLRQRARDLTPEEVGSEDTRRLIQLMRDTMRDAPGVGLAAPQVGVGLRLVVIEDRAEYQAGASPADLALRERSPVAFHVLINPKLVVEDPTPVEFHEGCLSVNGFAALVARARGVRVEALDENGQPVTVSARGWYARIIQHELDHLDGTLYVDRMETRSLTTQENHRRHWLGRNTAQVRAALGLPEQTPSIPRKDPT from the coding sequence ATGGTGCTCAAGATCGTCCAGGCGGGGGAGCCGGTGCTGCGCCAGCGCGCGCGGGACCTGACCCCGGAAGAAGTCGGCAGTGAGGACACGCGGCGGCTCATCCAGTTGATGCGCGACACGATGCGGGACGCGCCCGGCGTGGGGCTCGCGGCACCCCAGGTGGGCGTGGGCCTGCGGCTGGTGGTCATCGAGGACCGCGCCGAGTACCAGGCCGGCGCGTCGCCCGCGGACCTGGCGCTGCGGGAGCGCTCGCCGGTGGCCTTCCACGTGTTGATCAACCCGAAGCTGGTGGTGGAAGACCCCACGCCGGTGGAGTTCCACGAGGGCTGCCTGAGCGTGAACGGCTTCGCGGCGCTGGTGGCCCGGGCGCGCGGCGTGCGGGTGGAGGCGCTGGATGAGAACGGGCAGCCGGTGACGGTGTCCGCGCGCGGCTGGTACGCGCGCATCATCCAGCACGAGCTGGATCATCTGGACGGCACGCTCTACGTGGACCGCATGGAGACGCGCAGCCTCACGACGCAGGAGAACCACCGCCGGCACTGGCTGGGCAGGAACACGGCCCAGGTGCGCGCGGCGCTGGGGCTGCCGGAGCAGACCCCTTCGATTCCCCGAAAGGACCCGACATGA
- a CDS encoding c-type cytochrome, with protein MMKKILIAIGALVALVLIGAGTAMGVATHKINKTYENVALPNITRDSSPEGIARGEQVFRAVCAECHAGGGNTKPTGVRMHDFPPELGTFYSANITSDPEKGVGAWTDQEIARMVINAIDKNHHVRPMPAFPNMGDKDLAAVIGFMRSGHPDFAPEKTQPPRSTLTPMGRMVFSFAMGINDKGRTEVVPVPAKAADSVEYGRYVSASVYDCVFCHSPGFEGSAAKLQKPETVLSGGFEFDMVPLGGEGKLLSPNITVSETAGIGKWTLDEFKHAMRTGVTPAGHILRAPMPKYRYADDAELTAIYTFLRSMKPNDTVVPPPAGGRPKAEPSNDPEKMFSSLGCATCHAPGKAYEAKLQGAKGKAPEEVAKWIRNPESFKPGTQMPTYESLVDENNALALAKYVLGRTGGTVSEGTAP; from the coding sequence ATGATGAAGAAGATCCTGATCGCCATTGGTGCGTTGGTCGCCCTGGTCCTGATTGGCGCGGGCACCGCCATGGGCGTGGCCACCCACAAGATCAACAAGACGTATGAGAACGTCGCGCTGCCCAACATCACGCGCGACAGCTCGCCGGAGGGCATCGCGCGCGGCGAGCAGGTGTTCCGCGCGGTGTGCGCGGAGTGTCACGCGGGCGGCGGCAACACCAAGCCCACGGGCGTGCGGATGCACGACTTCCCGCCAGAGCTGGGCACGTTCTACTCCGCGAACATCACCTCCGACCCGGAGAAGGGCGTGGGCGCCTGGACGGACCAGGAGATCGCCCGCATGGTGATCAACGCCATCGACAAGAACCACCACGTGCGCCCCATGCCCGCGTTCCCCAACATGGGTGACAAGGACCTGGCGGCGGTCATCGGGTTCATGCGCTCGGGGCACCCGGACTTCGCGCCGGAGAAGACCCAGCCGCCGCGCTCCACGCTGACCCCCATGGGCCGGATGGTGTTCTCCTTCGCCATGGGCATCAACGACAAGGGCCGCACGGAAGTGGTGCCCGTGCCCGCGAAGGCGGCGGACTCCGTGGAGTACGGCCGCTACGTGTCCGCCAGCGTCTACGACTGCGTCTTCTGCCACTCGCCGGGCTTCGAGGGCAGCGCCGCGAAGCTGCAGAAGCCGGAGACCGTGCTGAGCGGCGGCTTCGAGTTCGACATGGTGCCGCTGGGCGGCGAGGGCAAGCTGCTGTCGCCCAACATCACCGTCAGCGAGACGGCCGGCATCGGCAAGTGGACGCTGGACGAGTTCAAGCACGCCATGCGCACGGGCGTGACGCCCGCGGGCCACATCCTGCGCGCGCCCATGCCCAAGTACCGCTACGCGGACGACGCGGAGCTCACCGCCATCTACACCTTCCTGCGCTCCATGAAGCCCAACGACACCGTGGTGCCGCCGCCCGCCGGTGGCCGCCCCAAGGCGGAGCCGTCCAACGACCCGGAGAAGATGTTCAGCTCCCTGGGCTGCGCGACCTGCCACGCCCCCGGCAAGGCCTACGAGGCCAAGCTCCAGGGCGCCAAGGGCAAGGCTCCGGAGGAGGTGGCGAAGTGGATCCGCAACCCGGAGTCCTTCAAGCCCGGCACGCAGATGCCCACCTACGAGTCCCTCGTCGACGAGAACAACGCCCTGGCGCTGGCCAAGTACGTGCTGGGCAGGACGGGTGGCACCGTGAGTGAAGGCACGGCGCCCTGA
- a CDS encoding fatty acid desaturase family protein, with translation MSRAAPDFDLASVDVEGFYRELKELRARLDANLGEADAAHLRKMERWGKVASVLGVATAWIAPNPLSAVALGLGRSTRWLLMHHVGHRGYDRVPGMPASRTSKGFAKGHRRFVDWLDWMLPDAWVFEHNVLHHSHTGEEADPDLLERNAEGSLRDTGRPLVLRYVQLALLAVTWRASYYAPETLGSLRRKGRREGGALTRAELWELFTRCYLPYATVFFGLYPAAFLLVSPWAAFSVFCNSVMADVVTNLHTFFVVGPNHTGEDLYRFDSAPTNKAERMVQQVVGSANYRTGGDVNDYAHLWLNYQIEHHLWPDLPMLKYREAQPHVKALCEKYGIPYVQESVWTRARKMVDIIVGKASMKRLVKPAAPGMSAADARAEASAA, from the coding sequence ATGTCCCGCGCTGCCCCCGACTTCGACCTGGCCTCCGTGGACGTGGAGGGCTTCTACCGGGAGCTGAAGGAGCTGCGCGCCCGGCTGGACGCGAACCTGGGTGAAGCGGACGCCGCGCACCTGCGGAAGATGGAGCGCTGGGGGAAGGTCGCGTCGGTGCTGGGCGTGGCCACGGCGTGGATCGCCCCCAACCCGCTCTCCGCGGTGGCGCTGGGCCTGGGCCGCTCCACGCGCTGGCTGCTCATGCACCACGTGGGGCACCGGGGCTATGACCGCGTGCCGGGCATGCCCGCGTCGCGCACCAGCAAGGGCTTCGCGAAGGGCCACCGCCGGTTCGTGGACTGGCTGGACTGGATGCTGCCGGACGCGTGGGTCTTCGAGCACAACGTGCTGCACCACTCGCACACCGGCGAGGAGGCGGATCCGGACCTGCTGGAGCGCAACGCGGAGGGCTCGCTGCGCGACACCGGCCGGCCGCTGGTCCTGCGCTACGTGCAGTTGGCGCTGCTGGCCGTCACCTGGCGCGCCAGCTACTACGCTCCGGAGACGCTGGGCTCGCTGCGCCGCAAGGGCCGGCGCGAGGGTGGGGCGCTGACGCGCGCGGAGCTGTGGGAGCTCTTCACGCGCTGCTACCTGCCGTACGCGACCGTCTTCTTCGGGCTGTACCCGGCGGCGTTCCTGCTGGTGTCCCCGTGGGCGGCGTTCAGCGTGTTCTGCAACTCCGTGATGGCGGACGTCGTCACCAACCTGCACACGTTCTTCGTGGTGGGCCCCAACCACACCGGCGAGGACCTCTACCGCTTCGACTCCGCGCCCACGAACAAGGCCGAGCGCATGGTGCAGCAGGTGGTGGGCAGCGCGAACTACCGCACGGGCGGCGACGTCAACGACTACGCCCACCTGTGGCTCAACTACCAGATTGAACACCACCTCTGGCCGGACCTGCCGATGCTCAAGTACCGCGAGGCGCAGCCGCACGTGAAGGCGCTTTGCGAGAAGTACGGCATCCCCTACGTGCAGGAGAGCGTCTGGACGCGCGCGCGGAAGATGGTGGACATCATCGTGGGCAAGGCGTCCATGAAGCGGCTGGTGAAGCCCGCGGCGCCCGGAATGTCGGCCGCTGACGCCCGCGCGGAAGCCTCCGCGGCCTGA